The sequence ATAATAATAACCGGAATAATTAACAACACCATTAATTTTCACATATGCCCCGCCGTTACCTAAAACCCAGGTATCCCCTATTTCATTTTTTTCCAGGTTCAATACAACGATACCGAAACCAGTGGATAATAAGCATTGATCATCGTTTCCATTCACCTGGTAAATTGTTTTGTCACCATTAATAGGCTTTAATTGAAGGGCATTAATCGTTTGGACCTTACCAGGGGTCACAATATCGATTGAACTGTTGCGATATGCAATCAGCAGGGTTCCCTTTGGTGAACAGAAAATCACCTGAACCCCTGTTTCTGTTAATCCTGTAATTCGGCTGAGCCTTTCAAGGTTTGCATCCTGGCTGGACACACTGAAGCAGGAAAACGGTGTAGCCGCAAAAACCTTCCCTTGTCCACTGGTGACATCGATTGTGCTTCCATAAGGTAAATGCTCCTGCCAACTGCCAATGGGCTGTGCCAAAAGCGATGAAAAGCAAAGGAATATAGCAGCCGGCAAGAAGAAGAAGTACCGCATAGGGAACCAAAGTTAACCGAAATCGGCGGGGGATTTGTGGCTGTAATAACGGTAAATTGGTTTTCTTTGCGAGCAACTAACAGGTAAACTATGTGGCAAAAACTTGGCTCCCTGGTTCTTAAGTACAGGATTCCCCTCCTGATTTCCCTGCTTGCGGCAACCGCTTTCATGGGTTATCATGCCAGTAAGATCCAAATGAGCTATGAGTTTTCGCGGGCGATACCCACCAATAATCCCAAATACAAAGACTATATCGCTTTTAAGCAGCAATTCGGGGAAGATGGAAATTTGCTGGTGATCGGGGTGCAAACAGACAAATTATTTACCCAGGCTATTTTCAACGGTTATACAGCTTTGGCCAGAAAGCTGAAAACAGTAAATGGTGTTGACAATATTTTAAGCGTCCCTGGTGCTTTTAACCTGGTAAAAAATGATTCCTCAGAAAAATTACAAGCATTCCGGATTTTTGGTGACGGCGAATTAACGCAGGCGCAAATTGATACAGGTGTAGGCATTTTTAAAAATCTGCCGTTTTACCAGGGGTTATTGTACAATCCTGCAGCCAATGCCTATCTGATGGGACTTGGCATTAACAAGTCGATCCTGGCATCCCCCCAAAGAACGAAAGTGGTGAATGAAATATTAGGGCTTTGCGAAACATTTGCCCGGCAACACCAGTTGACGCTACATTACAGCGGCTTGCCATTGATCCGCACTCAAATGGCAGACCGTATTGCCAAAGAAATGAAATGGTTGCTCTTTGGTTCATTACTCCTGTCTGCGATTATCTTACTACTATTTTTCAGAAGTATTGGTGCAATGCTGATTTCACTGGCAGTTGTAATTATAGGGGTGATCTGGAGTGTTGGCACCATGCATTTACTGGATTATAAAATCACTTTATTGAACGCCCTTATTCCACCGTTGATCGTAGTGATCGGAATACCCAATTGTATTTATTTCCTGAATAAATACCATATCTCCTTTAATGAAATCGGTAATAAAAATGCCGCCCTGGAAAAGATGATTGCCAAAATGGGCATTGTTACCCTGTTTTGTAATATTGCTGCTGCGATCGGATTTGCGGTTTTCGCTTTAACAAAAAGTGCTGTCCTGAAAGAATTTGGGGTTGTTGCCGGTATAAATATCATGGTGATATTTTTCATATCCCTGATTTTTATTCCTGTTGTATTAAGTTTCCTGCCTTCTCCAAAAACAAGGCACATGCGTTACCTGGATAACAAGTGGTTGCTGGCGGTACTCGACCGGCTGGAGATATGGGCACTCAATCACCGCAAAGTTATTTATGGCCTCACGGCGATGGTCACCATTTTGGCCATTGCCGGAATGTTCCGGTTAAAATCAGAAGGATTTATTGTAGATGACCTGCCTAAAACAGACCGGATCTACACAGACCTTAAATTCTTTGAACAAAATTTTAAAGGGGTGATGCCTTTGGAAATAGTGGTAGATACAAAAATTAAAAATGGCCTTAGGAAAAACTCCCTGCAGCTTTTTGAAAAAATAGATTCACTGTCGCGGTATATCGGCATGCAATCTGAAATGTCAAGGCCATTATCGATTGTGGAAGGTATGAAATTTGCCAAGCAGGCCTATTATGATGGCGATAGCACGAATTATGCCCTGCCTAATAGTTTTGATATCAGTTTTTTAGCTGCATACCTCAACCTGAAAGGATCGGGTAAAGACAGTACCAACCAACTGGGCAGGCTGGTTAGTTCATTTATGGACGAGGACCGGCAGCAAACACGCATTAGTGTCAATATGCAGGATGTCGGCAGTAAAAGATTACCTGAACTGATCGATAATATCAAAGAAAAAACAAACCTGTATTTTGATTCTGCAAATTATAGGGTAGTCTTTACCGGGAGTAGCGTCACTTTCCTTGAAGGCAGCACTTTTATTATAAACGGATTAAAAGAAAGTGTTTTCTGGGCCTTCCTTTTAATTGCGCTTTGTATGCTATACCTTTTTAAATCGCTAAGGATACTGTTGTGTTCGCTTATTCCAAATCTTATACCATTGGTGATCACAGCCGGCGTTATGGGATGGGTTGGCATAAAATTAAAACCATCAACAGTGCTTATTTTCAGTGTTGCGCTGGGAATTGCCATTGATATCACCATCCGCTTCCTCGTCAATTTCAAACAAGTACAGGATGAAACATCCAGGAATCACCGGGATGTTGTGATCGAAACCATTCATTCAACAGGTATCAGTATAATTTATACATCTCTGGTGCTAATAGCCGGATTTATCATTTTCTGTTTCAGTGGATTTGGTGGAACACAATCCCTGGGCTGGCTAACTTCGCTTACCCTGGTAGTTGCCACCATCACTAACCTGGTGTTGTTACCTGCATTATTGATTGACCTTTCAAAAGGAAGGAAGAAAATTATTGAATAAGGCTGCCGGATGGATTTGCCGAATCATTTCAGGACTTCAGATAGTTTTTGATCCAGGTCGAATCCCCTTAAGTTTTCGGCTATTATGATGCCCTCCGGATTGATGAGTACATTATAAGGAATTCCTTCAAATCCAAAGACCTTAACTGATTCGCTATCCCAGAATTTAAGGTCACTCATATGCGACCATTCCAGTTTGTCCGCTTTAATGGCTTTCAGCCAGGGTTCTTTTTCCTTATCCAGGGAAACGCCAAGAATAGCAAAGTTCCTGTTCCTGTATTTATCGTAAGCCATTACCACATTAGGATTTTCCTGACGGCATGGGCCACACCAGCTGGCCCAGAAATCAACAAGCAGGAATTTTCCTTTGAAATCAGCAATAGAAATATTTTTACCATTTACATCTGGCATGGCAAGAGCCGGTGCCGGTTTCCCGATTATGCTCCTGGCGGCTTTCTGCTTTTCCATTTCAGCCATTTGCGTCTGTTGCATGTCGTAGGTGGTCTTCAGCGTCTTTAGCATCTTGTGTTCCGGGTATTTCTTTACTGCATTATTTAAAGCAAGATCAAAATCTGCCTTTGGCAGGACCCTATTAGATAATCCCAATGCAAAAAGGCTGACAGACGGACCTTTGGCATTGCTAATAAAGTTTTTCATATACACCGACAACGAATTAATGTATTCATTCTTCTGGTTGGTTGCCACCAGTATCAGGCTGTCTGAGCCGCCAAATTGCTTCAGGCTGTCGAGTTTGCCAAATACCGAGTTGATCTGCTGGCTGCGGTCACTGTATTGCTGTACGAATTCCTGTATCTGAATACTGGCTTCGGATCCTTTGACTGTATAATAGTGATCCCGCTTATTCATATCCAGGTCAACCTTAATATCTTCGCCATCATTAACTACCAGGAATACCGGACCATTGTCTACTGCCACCTGGTATATGCCTTCTTCTTTTGCTTTACCTTTCAGGACTACCTGGCCCTTAGTCGATTTTATGGAAAGTGAATCCAATATGACCGGGACAGCCTCTCCGCCAAATGGAATTTCTTCCAGAACAATCTTGCGGTTATCCATAGGAATCAGTCCTTCTCCATTCGAATAGTTAACCGTTACGGTGAAATCACCACCAGACGATGCCTGTTTGCATTGCACCGCAAACAATCCAGCCAATATTGTCACTATCACCAGCTTTTTAGAGATCATGCTGCTACTTTATTGTTGAAAATTTATAATTCATTAAGTTTTTGCTCCAGCAAGGTAGTGGTCATTTTGGGATCGGCCTTACCTTTTGAGATTTTCTTAACTTCTCCCATAAATAAGCCGATCAGGCCCTTTTTGCCTTTTTTATATTCTGCCACTTTATCAGGCATTCTACCGAGCACTTCAGCCACCCATTGCTCAATTTCACCGGAACCGGCATTTTGCAATAAATTAAGGTTGGCCGCTAATAATGCAGGATCTGCATCTGGGGTCTCCAATAAACGGGGTAATAAACGGGATGAGGCAGATGAAAAACTTATATTTCCGGAAGACACGAGGTTTACAAGTCCCGCAAGTTGCGCTGGTCGAAGTGGAAATGAATCAATTCCGGCATTGTGTTCATTCATCCAGGCTTTAACAGGGCCGAGCAGCCAATTGGCGACTGATTTGTATTCTTTGGTGTGGCAGAGAACAGTTTCAAAGTACAATACGCTGTCTTTTTCCTCACTTAATAATCGGGCATCATAGGCTGGGAGCTGATACTGCTGCATATAGCGCAGTTGAACAGCATCGGGGAGTTCGGGCATGGCAAGGCGGATGCCTTCCAGTTTTTCGGGCGTCACAACAAATGGGGGAAGGTCCGGATCAGGAAAATACCGGTAATCATTGGCTTCTTCTTTTGACCGAAGGGCAAAAGTGGTACCATGATCCGCATCAAAACTTCGTGTTTGCTGAATAATTGGTTCTCCACGCTCGGCCATTTCCATCATACGGTGGGCTTCATGTTCAATGGCCCTTTTCACATTCCTGATGGAATTCAGGTTTTTTACTTCCACCCTGGTACCTAATTTTTTATCACCCCTGGGCCGGATAGATATATTCGCATCACATCGCATACTACCTTCTTCCATATTACCATCGCAGATGCCCAGGAAGCGCACCAGTTTCCTGATTTCAGTTACATAGGCATAGGCTTCTTCTGCGCTGAACAGGTCAGGTTCAGAAACGATTTCTATCAGCGGTACCCCAGCCCTGTTATGGTCAATAGCGGTTTTTCCAGGATGGGCATCATGAATACTTTTGCCGGCGTCTTCTTCCAGGTGGATATGGTGGAGCTGCACTATCCGTTCATGGCCACCCACAAGGATCCTAATGCCACCCCCCTGGCAGATATTATTAATATGCTGAGAGGTCTGGTAGCCTTTCGGCAGGTCGGGGTAGAAATAATGTTTACGCGCAAACCAATTAACAGAACTAATCGTTGAATTACAAGCCAGCCCCATCCTGATTGCATAATCCACAGCCAGCTTATTCAGCCTGGGCAGGGTTCCGGGGTAGGCCAGGGTTATCGGACTGATATGAGTATTTGGATCTCCGCCAAAACTGGCGCTATCCCCACAAAATAATTTCGTTTGGGTGGATAATTGGGCATGTACTTCAAGGCCGATGACCAGCTCGTATTTCTGCTGTAATTCCATGATGGTGCAAATGTAGTCAATAGTGACTATTCACTATTCACTACAGCTCCGCAGTCCTCAGCTTCCTGGGTAACTTGAGGTCGACCTGTTGTTCTTTATTATCGCGCAGGAATTTTAATGGAAGTACTACTTTTTTGGCATCTTTTGCAGCCCTTGAAACATCCACGAGTTGGTTGACGCTATTAATTGCAGTACCATCAAATGAGGTGATGATATCGCCTTCTTTCAATCCGGCTTTCTCAGCAGCAGATTCCTCATCAACATCAAGCACTTTTACCCCTTTTCCATCTTCAGTATCCTGGGCTTTAATACCCAGCTTCGGGCGGTTGTCCATCCATTCGAAGCTTTTGAATTCGAAATCTTCGTTCAGGTTGAATCCTGGAGCGGTAGTCGAAATTCTGGGCATTCTTTTCCCCAGGGTGGCGTTCACTTTTTGTTCTTTACCCGCCCGTTTAATGGTGATGATTATTTTACTATCCGGTTTGTATTTGCCAATTGTTGAACTTAACTGGTCCGGAGATGTAATTGCAGTAGCGTCAATTTTGGTAATAATATCACCTTCTTTCAATCCGGCTTTTGCAGCGGCACTGCCATCTGTAATCTCGGTAATTACTACACCCTTGTCTGTTTTTTCTGAACCTACCCCGAGAAATGCACTATTTGGATTTCCATAACCCAAAACGACCGGACCATCATTTTCCATTGTCCAGCTGCCGCCCCTGAAAGCGGACCTGGGATGGCCGGGGACAGCCAGGCTGAAGGTGTTTCCATCCATTACGATGATATCTTTTTTCAGGACAGCCAACTCTTCATCATTAAATTCATCCAAAGGCTTGCCATTGACCAAAACCGCATCATCTTTCAGTTCAATCACCAGTTTAACATCTTTCTGGCCCTTTGGGCCTTTACTGCCTTTCTCTCCTTTTGTATCTGCATCAATATTGCTTTTCCATTTGATGATGATCTGCTCAGAATCATCCAGCTTATCCGGGCTTTTCTTTTTATCCTGGGAAAAAGCCAGGTTCGTCATTAAAACCAGAAAGCCCAGGCATACTGCAGATGGTGTAAGTATTTTCATATGTTTTTTCATTTACGGCGTTTTTCGTAGATCAAATATAATAGAAAATCCCGAACTACGAAATCCTTCGGAAATGTTAAATTAGGAAGCAGTGAGCAGGTAGCAGGAAGCAGTAGATCCTGCTTTCGGCTCACAGCTTCCTGCTCACAGCTTCTTTCACTGCCGACAGTACTTCCGGCAACCGTCCAGCATCCTGGCCACCAGCTGTAGCCAGGTTCTTTTGCCCACCACCACCGCCCTTGATCAATGGCGCAACGATTTCCCTGATGAGTTTACCAGCATCCCAATTACCGCCGGCCACGAGTCCGTCAGAAATGCTTATTGCTACCGAAGGTTTTCCGCCGATATTGGCGCATAATACAGCGATATAATTATCCAGTTCATTCTTCAGGTCATAACTGAGTTTTTTCAGGGCATCCGGATTGCTGACCTCTACCATACCGCCAACAAAATTCATCCCGTTGACGAGTTCATTTTTTTCCAGTAATCCTTTACGGATGCCCACCAGGGCTCGATTCTCCAATGATTCCAATTGTTTGCGCAACTGGGTATTTTCGGCCAGGGTAGCCTCGATAGCTTTAGGCAATTCTTTGGGATGTTTCAATATTTCTTTCACCTGCTGTAATTGGGCCAGTTGCTCTTTCAACCACTCAGCGGCAGCCGACCCACTAATAGCTTCGATACGCCTTACACCAGCAGCAACTGCGGATTCGTGCTTCAATTTAAAGTAGCCTAATTCACCAGTGGCTGCAACATGGGTGCCCCCGCAAAGCTCAATGGAATAGGATTTATCCATTACCACCACCCTGACGATGTCGCTATATTTTTCTCCAAATAAAGCCATTGCACCCATGGAAATGGCTTCGTCCTTTGGCATTTCGTCAATTTGTACGGCAATATTTTCCCTGATCTTTTCATTAACCAGGTCTTCAATTTTTACGATCTCCTCTTCGGTGAGTTTTGCAAAATGGGAGAAATCAAAACGAAGTTGCTCGGCGTTTACCAATGATCCTTTTTGGGCTACATGGCTACCCAGAACCTGGCGCAGTGCAGCATGCAATAAGTGAGTAGCCGAATGGTGTGCTTCTGTTCTATTTCTCAGGGTCCTGTCTACACGCGCAACAACAGGACCATCAATATTCATAGGAAGTTTATCCACGTAATGAATGATCAGGTCATTCTCTTTTTTTGTATCAAATACTTTTACTTCACCATCTTCAAATACCAAAATGCCGGAATCACCCACCTGACCGCCACTTTCAGCATAGAAAGGCGTAGCAGCTAACACAACCTGGTAAGATTCTTTGCCTTTGGCTTTTACTTTACGATACTTCATCACCTTTGTATCAATTTCCAGTGTATCGTAGCCCAGGAACTCCATTAACGAAGAATTGTCAAGAACAATCCAGTCTTCAGTGTCAACTGCAGTTGCAGCACGGCTGCGGTCTTTTTGCTGTTGCATTTCCTTTTCAAATCCGGCTTCATCGACCTGTAGGTTATTTTCTCGTCCGATCAAACGGGTAAGGTCAACAGGGAAGCCATAGGTATCATACAATTCAAAAGCCGCACTGCCATTAATGGTTGCATGGGGCGTTTTTTGTGCCGATGAAATAATGTCTTCCATTTTTTTCAGTCCCTTATCGAGTGTACGCAGAAAGCCATCTTCTTCCTCTTTTACCACCTTAGTCACAAAATCAAGCTGTTGGTACAGTTCGGGAAAAACTTTTTCAAACTGGGCTGCCAACACAGGAAGCAGTTGAAATAATAACGGCTGTTTGTAATCCAGGTAGGAATAATAATAGCGTACTGCCCTGCGTAAGATTCGCCTGATTACATAACCAGCGCCTGTATTTGAAGGCAATTGTCCATCTGCAATCGTAAAAGCAATGGCCCTGATATGATCCGCGATTACCCGAAAGGCAATATCAGCCCTTGAATCACTGAAGCCATAGACCTTTCCGGTAATTTTTGCTGTTGCAGCAATTGTACCGGTGAACACATCGGTATCATAATTAGAAGACTTTCCCTGTAAGACGCGCACCAGCCTTTCCAGCCCCATACCGGTATCTACATGTGTTGCAGGAAGAGGTTCCAGGCTACCATCCTTCTTTCGGTTGTACTGGATGAATACATTATTCCAGATTTCGATCACTTGCGGATGGTCTTTATTAACAAGCTGGTTCCCCGGAAGTCTTGCCCGTTCATCATCCGAACGACAATCTACATGGATCTCACTGCATGGGCCACAAGGACCAGTATCACCCATTTCCCAGAAATTATCTTTTTTATTGCCAAATACAATATGATCCGCGGCCACAAGATTTTGCCATTCTTTCAATGCAATTGATGATGGTGGAATATTTTCTTTGGCATCGCCTTCGAAAACTGTAACATATAGGCGATCAATGGGGATTTTATAGATCT comes from Flavihumibacter fluvii and encodes:
- a CDS encoding efflux RND transporter permease subunit, giving the protein MWQKLGSLVLKYRIPLLISLLAATAFMGYHASKIQMSYEFSRAIPTNNPKYKDYIAFKQQFGEDGNLLVIGVQTDKLFTQAIFNGYTALARKLKTVNGVDNILSVPGAFNLVKNDSSEKLQAFRIFGDGELTQAQIDTGVGIFKNLPFYQGLLYNPAANAYLMGLGINKSILASPQRTKVVNEILGLCETFARQHQLTLHYSGLPLIRTQMADRIAKEMKWLLFGSLLLSAIILLLFFRSIGAMLISLAVVIIGVIWSVGTMHLLDYKITLLNALIPPLIVVIGIPNCIYFLNKYHISFNEIGNKNAALEKMIAKMGIVTLFCNIAAAIGFAVFALTKSAVLKEFGVVAGINIMVIFFISLIFIPVVLSFLPSPKTRHMRYLDNKWLLAVLDRLEIWALNHRKVIYGLTAMVTILAIAGMFRLKSEGFIVDDLPKTDRIYTDLKFFEQNFKGVMPLEIVVDTKIKNGLRKNSLQLFEKIDSLSRYIGMQSEMSRPLSIVEGMKFAKQAYYDGDSTNYALPNSFDISFLAAYLNLKGSGKDSTNQLGRLVSSFMDEDRQQTRISVNMQDVGSKRLPELIDNIKEKTNLYFDSANYRVVFTGSSVTFLEGSTFIINGLKESVFWAFLLIALCMLYLFKSLRILLCSLIPNLIPLVITAGVMGWVGIKLKPSTVLIFSVALGIAIDITIRFLVNFKQVQDETSRNHRDVVIETIHSTGISIIYTSLVLIAGFIIFCFSGFGGTQSLGWLTSLTLVVATITNLVLLPALLIDLSKGRKKIIE
- a CDS encoding TlpA disulfide reductase family protein, whose protein sequence is MISKKLVIVTILAGLFAVQCKQASSGGDFTVTVNYSNGEGLIPMDNRKIVLEEIPFGGEAVPVILDSLSIKSTKGQVVLKGKAKEEGIYQVAVDNGPVFLVVNDGEDIKVDLDMNKRDHYYTVKGSEASIQIQEFVQQYSDRSQQINSVFGKLDSLKQFGGSDSLILVATNQKNEYINSLSVYMKNFISNAKGPSVSLFALGLSNRVLPKADFDLALNNAVKKYPEHKMLKTLKTTYDMQQTQMAEMEKQKAARSIIGKPAPALAMPDVNGKNISIADFKGKFLLVDFWASWCGPCRQENPNVVMAYDKYRNRNFAILGVSLDKEKEPWLKAIKADKLEWSHMSDLKFWDSESVKVFGFEGIPYNVLINPEGIIIAENLRGFDLDQKLSEVLK
- the gatB gene encoding Asp-tRNA(Asn)/Glu-tRNA(Gln) amidotransferase subunit GatB, coding for MELQQKYELVIGLEVHAQLSTQTKLFCGDSASFGGDPNTHISPITLAYPGTLPRLNKLAVDYAIRMGLACNSTISSVNWFARKHYFYPDLPKGYQTSQHINNICQGGGIRILVGGHERIVQLHHIHLEEDAGKSIHDAHPGKTAIDHNRAGVPLIEIVSEPDLFSAEEAYAYVTEIRKLVRFLGICDGNMEEGSMRCDANISIRPRGDKKLGTRVEVKNLNSIRNVKRAIEHEAHRMMEMAERGEPIIQQTRSFDADHGTTFALRSKEEANDYRYFPDPDLPPFVVTPEKLEGIRLAMPELPDAVQLRYMQQYQLPAYDARLLSEEKDSVLYFETVLCHTKEYKSVANWLLGPVKAWMNEHNAGIDSFPLRPAQLAGLVNLVSSGNISFSSASSRLLPRLLETPDADPALLAANLNLLQNAGSGEIEQWVAEVLGRMPDKVAEYKKGKKGLIGLFMGEVKKISKGKADPKMTTTLLEQKLNEL
- a CDS encoding PDZ domain-containing protein, with amino-acid sequence MKKHMKILTPSAVCLGFLVLMTNLAFSQDKKKSPDKLDDSEQIIIKWKSNIDADTKGEKGSKGPKGQKDVKLVIELKDDAVLVNGKPLDEFNDEELAVLKKDIIVMDGNTFSLAVPGHPRSAFRGGSWTMENDGPVVLGYGNPNSAFLGVGSEKTDKGVVITEITDGSAAAKAGLKEGDIITKIDATAITSPDQLSSTIGKYKPDSKIIITIKRAGKEQKVNATLGKRMPRISTTAPGFNLNEDFEFKSFEWMDNRPKLGIKAQDTEDGKGVKVLDVDEESAAEKAGLKEGDIITSFDGTAINSVNQLVDVSRAAKDAKKVVLPLKFLRDNKEQQVDLKLPRKLRTAEL
- the alaS gene encoding alanine--tRNA ligase — encoded protein: MLTSAEIRQQFLDFFASKGHVIVPSAPIVVKNDPTLLFTNAGMNQFKDYFLGNKQPPYTRVADTQKCLRVSGKHNDLEEVGVDTYHHTMFEMLGNWSFGDYFKKDAIAWSWELLTQIYKIPIDRLYVTVFEGDAKENIPPSSIALKEWQNLVAADHIVFGNKKDNFWEMGDTGPCGPCSEIHVDCRSDDERARLPGNQLVNKDHPQVIEIWNNVFIQYNRKKDGSLEPLPATHVDTGMGLERLVRVLQGKSSNYDTDVFTGTIAATAKITGKVYGFSDSRADIAFRVIADHIRAIAFTIADGQLPSNTGAGYVIRRILRRAVRYYYSYLDYKQPLLFQLLPVLAAQFEKVFPELYQQLDFVTKVVKEEEDGFLRTLDKGLKKMEDIISSAQKTPHATINGSAAFELYDTYGFPVDLTRLIGRENNLQVDEAGFEKEMQQQKDRSRAATAVDTEDWIVLDNSSLMEFLGYDTLEIDTKVMKYRKVKAKGKESYQVVLAATPFYAESGGQVGDSGILVFEDGEVKVFDTKKENDLIIHYVDKLPMNIDGPVVARVDRTLRNRTEAHHSATHLLHAALRQVLGSHVAQKGSLVNAEQLRFDFSHFAKLTEEEIVKIEDLVNEKIRENIAVQIDEMPKDEAISMGAMALFGEKYSDIVRVVVMDKSYSIELCGGTHVAATGELGYFKLKHESAVAAGVRRIEAISGSAAAEWLKEQLAQLQQVKEILKHPKELPKAIEATLAENTQLRKQLESLENRALVGIRKGLLEKNELVNGMNFVGGMVEVSNPDALKKLSYDLKNELDNYIAVLCANIGGKPSVAISISDGLVAGGNWDAGKLIREIVAPLIKGGGGGQKNLATAGGQDAGRLPEVLSAVKEAVSRKL